From the genome of Gracilibacillus salitolerans, one region includes:
- a CDS encoding ABC transporter ATP-binding protein, whose translation MVEPIIQLDRISKKYDQQYAVNELTLSIEKGEIFGLLGPNGAGKSTSILMMLGLSEPTSGSVKVCGMNSTTNPLAVKKRVGYLPDDLGFYEQMTGYENLLFTASLNAIPRAIAEERARDLLKKVGLKESGDKKAGKYSRGMRQRLGLADVLMKNPEVIILDEPTLGIDPEGVRELLALIKRLNSEEGITVLLSSHQLHQVQQICDRVGIFVNGKLLAEGNVESLAKQLFFDDSFVVYAKADPVDSKLNEQLQYLDGVNRVVETEEQLEIYAETDISAAVARTIVEAGTDLYYIRKKNYGLDEIYHRYFEGGGGDGKTSSA comes from the coding sequence ATGGTTGAACCGATTATTCAACTCGATCGTATCTCCAAAAAATATGATCAACAATATGCGGTCAATGAGCTGACATTATCAATTGAAAAAGGGGAAATATTTGGTCTGTTAGGTCCTAACGGAGCAGGAAAATCAACTTCTATTCTGATGATGTTAGGTTTAAGCGAACCGACCAGCGGCAGTGTCAAAGTATGTGGCATGAACTCGACAACTAACCCACTCGCTGTCAAAAAAAGAGTTGGTTATTTACCGGACGATCTCGGTTTTTATGAACAAATGACGGGCTATGAAAATTTACTATTTACCGCAAGTCTTAACGCCATTCCTCGTGCTATCGCAGAAGAAAGAGCAAGGGATTTATTAAAAAAAGTCGGACTGAAAGAATCAGGTGATAAAAAAGCCGGAAAATATTCACGTGGTATGCGCCAACGCTTAGGCTTGGCCGATGTATTAATGAAAAATCCTGAAGTAATTATTCTAGATGAGCCTACACTAGGAATTGACCCTGAAGGTGTTCGCGAATTACTTGCACTAATTAAACGACTAAACTCAGAGGAAGGAATTACCGTACTTCTTTCCTCTCATCAACTCCATCAAGTTCAACAAATTTGTGATCGTGTTGGTATTTTTGTTAATGGAAAATTACTTGCGGAAGGTAATGTTGAAAGCTTAGCAAAGCAATTATTCTTTGACGACTCGTTCGTTGTCTATGCCAAAGCTGATCCGGTTGATAGCAAATTAAACGAACAATTACAGTATTTAGACGGAGTTAATCGAGTTGTGGAAACAGAAGAACAATTAGAAATCTATGCTGAAACAGATATCTCTGCTGCAGTAGCAAGAACCATTGTGGAAGCAGGAACTGATTTATATTACATCAGAAAGAAAAATTATGGTTTAGATGAAATTTATCATCGTTATTTTGAAGGGGGTGGCGGTGATGGAAAAACTTCAAGCGCTTAA
- the zwf gene encoding glucose-6-phosphate dehydrogenase, with amino-acid sequence MTTNNPKAVIVIFGATGDLANRKLYPSIYRLYRNGKLSDNFAVIGVARRPWTNEVFRDKVKESIDNFDDPHIDKDEFASHFHYNPFDIQDLEHYQELETLIKELDGKHDTEGNRLFYFSMAPNFFGTLAANLKSEGLTTTKGWTRLVIEKPFGHDYQSAKELNDQIREAFSEDQIYRIDHYLGKEMVQNIEVIRFANALFEPLWNNQYISNIQITSSEILGVEERGRYYDGAGALKDMVQNHMLQMLALIAMDPPIKLTPEEIRGEKVKVLRALRKLNENEVDDYFIRGQYDKGNVNGEELPAYREGNGVDPESNTDTFVAAKLMIDNFRWAGVPFYIRTGKRMKRKSTEIVVEFKDLPMNLYYGQEHETKSNLLVIHVQPHEGITLHVNAKKGDYNASSTPITLSYDNNSEDKMNTPEAYEILLHDCMRGDSTNFTHWDEVALSWKFVDVIANAWSKKKADFPNYTTGSNGPEDADLLLNKDGFEWWDVTPE; translated from the coding sequence ATGACAACGAATAACCCAAAAGCAGTAATTGTGATTTTTGGTGCAACAGGGGATCTAGCAAACAGAAAACTTTACCCTTCCATTTACCGACTTTACCGAAATGGAAAGTTATCCGATAATTTTGCCGTAATTGGTGTGGCAAGACGACCATGGACAAATGAGGTATTTCGTGACAAAGTAAAAGAATCCATCGATAATTTTGATGATCCTCATATTGACAAAGATGAATTCGCGAGTCACTTCCACTACAACCCATTTGATATCCAAGATCTTGAACACTATCAAGAATTGGAAACATTAATTAAAGAATTAGATGGCAAGCATGATACAGAAGGTAATCGCCTATTCTATTTCTCTATGGCACCTAATTTCTTTGGAACACTTGCAGCTAACCTTAAATCAGAAGGTTTAACAACGACAAAAGGATGGACTCGCCTCGTTATCGAAAAACCGTTTGGTCATGATTATCAGTCAGCCAAAGAGCTGAATGACCAAATACGCGAAGCATTTTCGGAGGATCAGATTTATCGTATTGACCATTACCTTGGTAAAGAAATGGTGCAAAATATTGAAGTTATCCGTTTTGCTAATGCTTTATTTGAGCCATTATGGAATAACCAATATATTTCTAATATCCAAATCACATCAAGTGAGATTCTCGGTGTAGAAGAGCGTGGACGTTATTATGATGGTGCAGGCGCCTTAAAAGATATGGTGCAAAACCATATGCTACAAATGCTTGCGTTAATCGCGATGGATCCACCAATCAAATTAACACCTGAAGAAATCCGTGGTGAAAAAGTAAAAGTATTGCGTGCTTTACGCAAATTAAATGAAAATGAAGTGGATGATTACTTCATTCGCGGTCAATATGACAAAGGTAATGTCAATGGTGAAGAACTACCTGCATACCGTGAAGGTAACGGCGTAGACCCAGAGTCTAATACTGATACATTTGTCGCAGCGAAACTAATGATTGATAACTTCCGTTGGGCTGGTGTTCCATTCTACATTCGTACTGGGAAACGTATGAAACGTAAATCAACGGAAATCGTGGTAGAATTCAAAGACTTACCAATGAATCTTTACTATGGTCAAGAACATGAGACAAAGTCAAACTTATTAGTGATTCACGTACAGCCACATGAAGGTATTACGTTACATGTTAATGCGAAGAAAGGCGACTACAATGCGTCTTCTACGCCAATCACATTAAGCTATGACAATAACTCAGAAGATAAAATGAATACACCTGAAGCATACGAGATTTTATTACATGACTGTATGCGCGGTGATTCTACTAACTTTACCCATTGGGATGAAGTAGCTCTATCTTGGAAGTTTGTCGATGTGATAGCAAATGCATGGTCGAAGAAAAAAGCAGACTTCCCTAACTATACAACAGGATCGAATGGTCCAGAAGATGCAGATCTTTTATTAAACAAAGATGGTTTCGAGTGGTGGGACGTTACCCCAGAATAA
- a CDS encoding RNA polymerase sigma factor: MDDYLLLEQMCVGNQEAFDQFYQRYHQYIFQIAYKVLANRPEAEDLTQEVFIEIYQRCDQYQVSRGSVKAWIAVKVRSRAIDRLRKKPEVLADKLEDIITNSSPSADQFVIKKMEKDLLQAALLKLPLSQQQAIYHMYYDQFTQKEIAVKSNRPLGSVKSSIRYGLQNLKKQKSLIRWIGSGGGDK, encoded by the coding sequence GTGGATGATTATTTGTTGTTGGAACAAATGTGTGTAGGTAATCAAGAGGCGTTCGATCAATTCTATCAACGATATCATCAGTATATTTTTCAAATTGCCTATAAAGTACTTGCTAATCGCCCAGAAGCAGAAGATCTTACACAAGAAGTATTCATTGAAATCTATCAAAGGTGCGATCAGTATCAAGTATCCAGAGGCAGTGTCAAAGCCTGGATCGCTGTGAAAGTAAGATCTAGAGCTATTGACAGGTTACGGAAGAAACCAGAGGTATTAGCAGATAAGCTAGAAGATATTATTACTAATTCCAGCCCATCAGCAGATCAATTTGTGATTAAAAAAATGGAAAAAGATTTACTCCAGGCAGCACTTTTAAAGCTTCCTCTTTCACAGCAACAGGCTATTTATCATATGTACTATGACCAATTTACTCAAAAAGAGATTGCAGTAAAATCAAATCGTCCACTAGGTTCAGTGAAGTCATCCATTCGTTATGGATTACAAAATTTAAAAAAACAAAAATCATTAATACGTTGGATTGGTTCTGGTGGAGGTGACAAATAA
- a CDS encoding TIGR01457 family HAD-type hydrolase gives MQKYKGFLIDLDGTVYKGTEKIIEAIDFVKELDRRGLPYLFLTNNSTKHPSDVSKKLVDMGVPSTTEHVFTTSMATASYIKEQKADAKVYPIGEEGLHMALEECGLEIVEEGADYVVMGLDRTINYEKLAKGALNIRAGAKFVATNGDVALPTERGFLPGAGSLISVLSVTTGVEPKFIGKPESIIVDQAIEVLGTAKEETLMVGDNYATDILAGINAGIDSLLVHTGVTTKADLKDIEKHPTFAIDSLAEWIFDE, from the coding sequence ATGCAAAAATATAAAGGATTTTTAATTGATCTAGATGGGACAGTCTACAAAGGAACAGAAAAAATAATCGAAGCTATTGATTTTGTGAAGGAGTTAGACCGTAGAGGATTACCATATCTCTTTTTAACGAACAATTCTACCAAACATCCGAGTGATGTATCGAAAAAGTTAGTCGACATGGGAGTGCCAAGTACAACTGAGCACGTATTTACAACAAGTATGGCAACTGCAAGCTACATAAAAGAACAGAAGGCTGATGCGAAGGTTTACCCTATTGGAGAAGAAGGATTACATATGGCGTTAGAAGAATGTGGTCTCGAAATCGTGGAAGAAGGTGCAGACTATGTGGTAATGGGATTGGATCGCACTATTAATTATGAGAAACTAGCAAAAGGTGCCCTAAATATCCGTGCAGGAGCAAAATTTGTAGCGACAAATGGTGATGTAGCACTGCCTACAGAGCGTGGCTTTTTACCTGGTGCTGGTTCATTAATTTCTGTATTATCGGTTACAACTGGCGTCGAGCCCAAATTTATCGGAAAACCGGAATCCATTATTGTTGACCAGGCGATTGAAGTATTAGGCACTGCAAAAGAAGAGACTTTAATGGTTGGTGATAATTATGCGACAGATATTCTGGCAGGGATCAATGCTGGTATTGATTCGTTACTAGTACATACAGGAGTAACGACAAAAGCAGATCTTAAAGATATCGAGAAACATCCAACATTTGCGATAGATAGCTTAGCAGAATGGATTTTTGACGAGTGA
- a CDS encoding DMT family transporter: MKAYLLLILAAIFYAGNLIVGKPVAQEIPPITLSLFRYLVALLVIIPFGYREWKNNKDLWKKEWKAILALSATGLVLFNIFVYLALNYTTSINAGIVEATAPIFTLILTFLLFNERFSQKQLIGVFISLFGVFFVITKGSLEIIMNLQFNSGDLIMILAMVTWAFYSIFIKQHTWKFPTYGALLVMTVVAIIMFIPLMTIEIGQIQTINWSWKVFSGLLYLGIFPSLVALIAYNKGIAAIGPSRASVFLNLIPVFTMIGAVIFLGEQLTWIQVIGALFVIFGVLITNRVKDNK; this comes from the coding sequence ATGAAGGCTTATCTTCTTTTAATATTAGCAGCGATATTTTATGCAGGGAACTTAATAGTTGGGAAGCCTGTTGCACAGGAAATACCTCCGATTACCTTGTCTTTGTTCCGCTATCTTGTTGCATTGTTAGTGATCATTCCGTTTGGCTATCGGGAGTGGAAAAACAATAAGGATTTATGGAAAAAGGAATGGAAAGCGATTCTCGCATTATCAGCTACCGGTCTTGTATTATTTAATATTTTCGTATATTTAGCATTAAACTATACCACATCAATCAATGCTGGGATTGTCGAGGCAACTGCCCCTATTTTCACCTTAATTCTTACCTTTTTATTGTTTAATGAACGTTTTTCACAAAAGCAATTAATAGGTGTATTTATTTCCTTATTTGGTGTCTTCTTTGTGATTACGAAAGGTTCACTGGAGATCATCATGAATTTACAATTTAATAGTGGGGATCTGATCATGATTCTAGCCATGGTTACGTGGGCGTTTTATTCCATCTTTATCAAACAGCATACTTGGAAATTTCCTACTTATGGTGCTCTACTTGTTATGACAGTTGTCGCTATTATCATGTTCATTCCATTAATGACAATCGAAATCGGACAAATCCAAACGATTAACTGGTCTTGGAAGGTTTTTTCTGGTCTGCTCTATTTAGGGATCTTTCCTTCACTTGTTGCACTGATTGCTTATAACAAAGGGATTGCAGCAATCGGACCATCGAGAGCATCAGTCTTTCTTAATCTCATCCCTGTCTTTACGATGATCGGTGCCGTGATCTTTTTAGGGGAGCAGCTCACATGGATTCAAGTAATTGGAGCGTTATTCGTTATCTTTGGAGTCCTGATCACGAATCGAGTGAAAGACAACAAATGA
- a CDS encoding anti-sigma factor produces MMKDKHVPEEKLVDYLENNLSESDVQEIERHLDKCANCQETLAFWQETLEVDKDLEPSTQSKEKINQSLLADRSSKQRQLKWKTHLFGLAGVMVVVILFFSLTDFLKVQQTVEPDYEVYQNQDIMSDQVFINNPVVDSQPIKPYEDFADMEGMLWINPQTQEILLEMEGLTNFYNNDYQIWIIDKNGNINGDLIMVENGTARVLYRVEDISDFRFMKGSVEPPGGSHRPTGPETFYVDIEN; encoded by the coding sequence ATGATGAAGGATAAACATGTACCCGAGGAAAAGTTAGTTGATTACTTGGAAAATAATTTATCAGAATCAGATGTTCAAGAAATCGAACGTCATTTAGATAAATGTGCGAATTGCCAAGAGACATTAGCTTTTTGGCAGGAAACATTAGAGGTGGATAAAGACCTGGAACCTTCAACCCAGTCGAAAGAAAAAATAAATCAATCATTACTTGCGGATCGATCTTCTAAGCAACGTCAACTCAAATGGAAAACGCATTTGTTCGGATTAGCCGGTGTAATGGTTGTGGTGATTCTGTTCTTTAGTTTGACAGACTTTTTGAAAGTACAGCAGACGGTGGAACCTGATTATGAAGTATATCAAAATCAAGATATCATGAGTGATCAGGTGTTTATTAATAATCCGGTTGTAGACAGTCAACCGATTAAGCCTTATGAAGATTTTGCTGATATGGAAGGGATGCTCTGGATTAACCCGCAAACACAAGAAATTTTATTAGAGATGGAAGGGTTAACTAATTTTTACAATAATGATTATCAGATTTGGATAATCGATAAGAATGGAAACATAAACGGTGATCTCATTATGGTTGAAAACGGAACAGCCCGGGTGTTATATCGAGTAGAAGACATATCAGATTTCCGATTTATGAAAGGAAGCGTAGAACCACCAGGAGGAAGCCACCGACCAACAGGGCCAGAAACATTCTATGTAGATATTGAAAATTAA
- a CDS encoding COG1470 family protein, with amino-acid sequence MLRKKIAISLTILLCLSLFAPISNVFAAGGLTLYTPYTGLSVTPGETLTYDVTVINDNSSIQNVSFDVNGLPEDWDYSITAGGNDISQLSIRGSNEQEISLEVTVPLEVKKADYSFELVADGEGDAYAELPFVTKVTEEGTFNSEFSSDQPNMEGHADAAFSYSATLRNRTADEQTYALSAGAGEGWGVQFKADGNNVTSVTLEPNGSKDITVEVTPPTDVKADTYEIPIRAANGSTSSDLTLEAVITGSYDISISTPDGNLSADVTAGNNRTIDLVVENIGTATLNDISISASTPPNWESEFDENSIATLEAGESKTIKATLSAPNDAIAGDYVTTFTAETSEVSSDADFRVSVETSTLWGVISVLIILAIVGGLYFIIRKYGRR; translated from the coding sequence ATGCTTCGCAAAAAAATAGCGATCTCGCTAACCATTTTATTGTGCTTATCACTTTTTGCTCCAATTAGTAATGTGTTTGCTGCTGGTGGATTAACGTTGTACACACCATACACAGGATTATCTGTTACACCTGGTGAAACTTTAACGTATGATGTCACGGTTATTAATGACAATTCTTCTATTCAGAATGTATCTTTTGATGTAAATGGGCTTCCAGAGGACTGGGATTATTCGATCACTGCCGGTGGGAATGATATTAGTCAATTATCGATTCGCGGAAGTAATGAACAGGAGATTTCTTTAGAAGTAACCGTTCCACTTGAAGTTAAAAAAGCTGATTATTCGTTCGAATTAGTGGCTGATGGTGAAGGTGATGCTTATGCAGAATTACCTTTTGTCACAAAAGTTACAGAAGAGGGTACTTTTAATTCAGAATTCAGCTCTGATCAACCGAATATGGAAGGCCATGCTGATGCGGCTTTTTCTTATTCTGCCACATTACGGAACCGAACAGCGGATGAACAGACCTACGCTTTATCAGCCGGGGCAGGTGAAGGCTGGGGTGTTCAATTTAAAGCAGATGGTAACAATGTAACTTCTGTAACTTTGGAACCGAACGGATCAAAGGATATCACGGTGGAAGTAACTCCTCCAACAGATGTGAAAGCAGACACGTATGAAATACCCATCCGTGCTGCAAATGGTTCGACATCATCAGACCTTACACTAGAAGCAGTAATTACCGGTTCCTATGACATTTCCATATCAACACCTGATGGAAACTTAAGTGCCGATGTTACAGCAGGGAACAATCGAACCATTGATCTCGTAGTAGAGAATATCGGAACTGCTACGCTTAATGATATTTCGATTTCTGCTTCCACTCCGCCAAACTGGGAATCTGAATTTGACGAGAACTCGATTGCGACATTAGAAGCTGGTGAATCGAAAACAATTAAAGCAACATTATCAGCCCCAAATGATGCCATTGCCGGTGATTACGTTACTACCTTCACAGCGGAAACTTCGGAAGTATCTTCTGATGCCGATTTCCGTGTATCAGTGGAAACGTCGACGTTATGGGGAGTGATAAGTGTATTAATCATCTTAGCAATAGTAGGTGGGCTATACTTTATTATTAGAAAATACGGGAGGAGATAA
- a CDS encoding DUF2164 domain-containing protein, with protein MQPPFSLPKEKRDEMINAIQDYFAAERQEELGNLEAGFILDFFMIEIAPTFYNQGVKDAHQFLSEKLEDVFEIEKAEK; from the coding sequence ATGCAGCCACCTTTCTCCTTACCCAAAGAGAAACGGGATGAAATGATTAATGCTATCCAGGATTATTTTGCTGCTGAACGACAGGAAGAGTTGGGCAATTTAGAAGCTGGATTTATACTTGATTTTTTTATGATAGAAATTGCTCCTACTTTTTATAATCAAGGGGTAAAGGATGCACATCAGTTTTTGAGTGAGAAATTAGAAGATGTTTTTGAGATTGAGAAAGCGGAGAAATAG
- a CDS encoding ABC transporter permease — MHSNNNDNIQAFKAIVRKEFTDYITSWRIIIMLALIILTCVGSLYTAITSIQDAIDANEEAKEIAKSSFLFLKLFTISDGTLPSFITFVSFLGPLLGIALGFDAINSERNKGTLSRLMAQPIPRDYVLNAKFAAALLLNAVLFVALGFMVMALGILILGIPPTGEEFLRILCFLVLCIAYIAFWLNLGILFSVRFKQAATSALAAIAVWIFFNIFYSMIVELLSKSILNPENISSTADAISRQGMVLNLMRLSPNYLFTESTTTLLSPSVRSLGPLTVEQTTGAIAGPLPLSQSLMLIWPQLTGLIAATLICFAISYLLFMRQEIRSK, encoded by the coding sequence ATGCATTCAAACAATAATGATAATATCCAAGCATTTAAAGCGATTGTTCGCAAAGAATTCACGGACTATATCACTAGCTGGCGTATTATTATTATGTTAGCTTTGATCATACTGACATGTGTTGGTTCCCTATATACTGCGATCACCTCGATTCAGGATGCTATCGATGCTAACGAAGAAGCAAAGGAAATTGCCAAAAGCTCGTTTCTATTCTTAAAATTATTTACGATTTCTGATGGAACCTTACCATCGTTTATTACTTTCGTTTCGTTTTTAGGTCCACTTTTAGGGATTGCACTTGGCTTTGATGCAATTAATTCTGAACGTAACAAAGGGACATTGAGTCGGCTGATGGCACAACCAATCCCGCGCGACTATGTACTAAATGCAAAATTTGCAGCAGCCCTATTGTTAAACGCCGTGCTTTTTGTTGCATTAGGATTTATGGTAATGGCACTCGGGATATTGATCCTTGGTATTCCACCAACCGGTGAAGAATTTTTAAGGATTCTTTGCTTCCTTGTTCTCTGTATTGCCTATATCGCCTTTTGGCTGAACCTAGGGATCCTTTTTTCGGTACGATTTAAACAAGCAGCAACTTCTGCATTAGCAGCGATTGCTGTCTGGATTTTCTTTAACATTTTTTATTCTATGATCGTGGAATTGTTATCGAAGTCGATTTTAAATCCCGAAAACATCTCAAGTACAGCTGACGCCATTAGCAGGCAAGGCATGGTCCTCAATCTCATGCGGCTTTCGCCTAACTACTTATTCACGGAATCAACAACAACCCTTTTGTCACCATCTGTTCGAAGTCTGGGACCATTAACGGTTGAACAAACCACTGGTGCGATTGCCGGTCCGCTGCCGTTAAGTCAGAGCTTGATGTTGATTTGGCCGCAACTAACCGGACTAATCGCCGCAACGTTGATCTGTTTTGCAATTTCTTATTTATTGTTTATGCGTCAGGAGATTAGATCGAAATAG